In one Dermacentor albipictus isolate Rhodes 1998 colony chromosome 4, USDA_Dalb.pri_finalv2, whole genome shotgun sequence genomic region, the following are encoded:
- the LOC135899519 gene encoding pinin-like isoform X4, which translates to MAWFCDCDDGTAPMKEPPKQKPPQPKQGLQVAAGPASAEQMRMPPSEGELVPEFSGPRLGLEGQSGSEQPGQAAMKASSHESRRSDKGSIKGEEEASPAGNVPDKVDGQSESKSSVSRTSSEKHKHRKSHRKHRHRDTEPCCCPMYEVEVIKTAGAAALGERQRYLPSDKLGMQVVTTETVTKRLYKYNIDVDLPEGIRVSPRGKLVEDQGVSAEDGAYDNMPTYGQTYSQSQRQQLTYSPQDQVAPYEPQQPAGRYIQFQEQQISTNGARTGMMQVSSYEMLPYRAASPPMMAMVPRQEAAQHPRGLIQITHPRKVDSLVFQCMCGHARGRRKSSTSSTTTSSTTNSKNTSNKTNKTSSSSKSSSKKTSSSSKSSSKKTSSSSKSSSKKKGKKSSTSTDSSHKKKKSSTSSSSTKNEDKKKRNRKSTSSSSTTSSTSSSSRNKKGDSKPGFVQVEIHCDRCRLRKTYLVCKECYSRHKITTCKDCKAPAVIQYIRYPSQNAFVTMVGQMAPQRPALQPSPPQAYEQQQQQQQLQPYEADGMARAFADGNAALIVCCSSKAMLPVSNRDVYQDPGAAYRQMPVTNNLVLGIICPDEGNEAHESSTTSSSTTTTTSSSRTPVKSGTTSPTKSPGKSRTNTHSRNAGDEHRGSSLCKCGHDIRTCRVCHDKKNMH; encoded by the exons ATGGCTTGGTTCTGTGACTGCGACGATGGCACGGCCCCGATGAAGGAGCCGCCCAAGCAGAAGCCGCCGCAGCCCAAGCAGGGCCTGCAGGTCGCAGCCGGCCCTGCTTCTGCAGAACAGATGCGCATGCCGCCTTCCGAAGGCGAGCTGGTGCCGGAGTTCTCGGGCCCGCGGCTG GGCTTGGAGGGTCAAAGCGG ATCCGAACAGCCTGGCCAAGCGGCCATGAAGGCATCGTCTCACGAGTCGAGGAGGAGCGACAAGGGCAGCATCAAGGGTGAAGAAGAGGCGTCACCGGCGGGGAATGTCCCGGATAAGGTTGATGGGCAGTCAGAGAGCAAAAGCAGCGTGAGCCGCACGAGCAGCGAGAAACACAAGCATCGCAAGTCCCACCGCAAGCACCGCCATCGCGACACCGAGCCTTGCTGTTGCCCGATGTACGAGGTGGAGGTGATCAAGACAGCCGGAGCGGCGGCCCTGGGAGAAAGACAGCGGTACCTGCCAAGCGACAAGCTGGGCATGCAGGTCGTCACTACCGAGACAGTCACCAAGCGCCTCTACAAATACAACATTGACGTTGACCTACCTGAAGGCATACGCGTCAGTCCTCGTGGTAAGTTGGTCGAAGACCAGGGTGTGTCGGCCGAAGATGGCGCCTACGACAACATGCCGACTTATGGACAGACATATTCGCAATCTCAGCGGCAACAGCTCACGTACTCGCCACAGGACCAAGTGGCGCCGTACGAGCCTCAGCAGCCGGCGGGACGCTATATACAGTTTCAAGAGCAACAGATTTCCACTAACGGTGCGAGGACTGGCATGATGCAAGTTTCCAGCTATGAGATGCTGCCGTACAGGGCGGCGTCACCGCCGATGATGGCGATGGTGCCCCGGCAAGAAGCAGCGCAGCATCCGAGAGGACTGATACAGATCACTCATCCCCGTAAGGTCGACTCGCTTGTCTTTCAGTGCATGTGCGGACATGCCCGGGGGAGGCGAAAGTCGAGCACTTCCAGTACCACCACGTCGTCAACCACCAATAGCAAAAACACCAGCAACAAGACGAACAagacaagcagcagcagcaagagcagTAGCAAAaagacgagcagcagcagcaagagcagcagcaaaaagacgagcagcagcagcaagagcagcagcaaaaagaagggaaagaaaagcAGTACCAGCACCGATAGCAgccacaaaaagaagaaaagcagtaCCAGCAGTAGCAGCACCAAGAACGAAGACAAAAAGAAGAGGAACAGAAAAAGTACCAGCAGCAGCAGTACCACATCCTCCACAAGCAGCTCCTCGAGGAACAAGAAAGGTGACTCCAAGCCTGGCTTCGTACAGGTGGAAATACATTGCGATAGGTGTCGGCTGCGCAAAACGTACCTGGTGTGCAAGGAATGCTATAGTCGTCACAAGATAACCACTTGCAAGGATTGCAAGGCCCCGGCGGTCATTCAGTACATTCGATATCCCTCGCAAAATGCCTTCGTCACTATGGTTggccagatggcgccacagagGCCGGCACTACAGCCTTCGCCTCCACAGGCctatgagcagcagcagcagcagcagcagctgcagccgtATGAAGCGGACGGCATGGCCAGGGCGTTTGCCGACGGGAATGCCGCGTTAATAGTTTGTTGCAGCAGCAAGGCAATGCTGCCGGTGAGCAACAGAGACGTATATCAGGATCCTGGAGCAGCGTACCGTCAGATGCCCGTCACGAACAACTTAGTGTTGGGAATCATCTGCCCAGACGAGGGTAACGAGGCTCATGAGAGTTCCACCACTTCCTCCTCAACTACCACGACTACTTCGAGCTCACGCACTCCGGTCAAGTCGGGAACGACGAGCCCGACCAAGTCACCCGGCAAGAGTCGAACCAACACCCATTCCAGGAATGCAGGGGACGAGCACCGTGGGTCGTCGCTCTGCAAATGCGGCCACGATATCCGAACCTGCAGAGTGTGCCACGACAAAAAGAACATGCACTAA
- the LOC135899519 gene encoding pinin-like isoform X1, producing the protein MAWFCDCDDGTAPMKEPPKQKPPQPKQGLQVAAGPASAEQMRMPPSEGELVPEFSGPRLVKGLEGQSGVASSFTSMRTQNFNATIGPGEPSSCSRKKSSIDDVIRRSEQPGQAAMKASSHESRRSDKGSIKGEEEASPAGNVPDKVDGQSESKSSVSRTSSEKHKHRKSHRKHRHRDTEPCCCPMYEVEVIKTAGAAALGERQRYLPSDKLGMQVVTTETVTKRLYKYNIDVDLPEGIRVSPRGKLVEDQGVSAEDGAYDNMPTYGQTYSQSQRQQLTYSPQDQVAPYEPQQPAGRYIQFQEQQISTNGARTGMMQVSSYEMLPYRAASPPMMAMVPRQEAAQHPRGLIQITHPRKVDSLVFQCMCGHARGRRKSSTSSTTTSSTTNSKNTSNKTNKTSSSSKSSSKKTSSSSKSSSKKTSSSSKSSSKKKGKKSSTSTDSSHKKKKSSTSSSSTKNEDKKKRNRKSTSSSSTTSSTSSSSRNKKGDSKPGFVQVEIHCDRCRLRKTYLVCKECYSRHKITTCKDCKAPAVIQYIRYPSQNAFVTMVGQMAPQRPALQPSPPQAYEQQQQQQQLQPYEADGMARAFADGNAALIVCCSSKAMLPVSNRDVYQDPGAAYRQMPVTNNLVLGIICPDEGNEAHESSTTSSSTTTTTSSSRTPVKSGTTSPTKSPGKSRTNTHSRNAGDEHRGSSLCKCGHDIRTCRVCHDKKNMH; encoded by the exons ATGGCTTGGTTCTGTGACTGCGACGATGGCACGGCCCCGATGAAGGAGCCGCCCAAGCAGAAGCCGCCGCAGCCCAAGCAGGGCCTGCAGGTCGCAGCCGGCCCTGCTTCTGCAGAACAGATGCGCATGCCGCCTTCCGAAGGCGAGCTGGTGCCGGAGTTCTCGGGCCCGCGGCTGGTAAAG GGCTTGGAGGGTCAAAGCGG GGTAGCTTCGAGCTTTACCTCGATGAGGACGCAAAATTTCAATGCCACCATCGGGCCCGGAGAGCCTAGTTCCTGCTCTCGGAAGAAATCCTCCATCGACGACGTCATTCGCAGATCCGAACAGCCTGGCCAAGCGGCCATGAAGGCATCGTCTCACGAGTCGAGGAGGAGCGACAAGGGCAGCATCAAGGGTGAAGAAGAGGCGTCACCGGCGGGGAATGTCCCGGATAAGGTTGATGGGCAGTCAGAGAGCAAAAGCAGCGTGAGCCGCACGAGCAGCGAGAAACACAAGCATCGCAAGTCCCACCGCAAGCACCGCCATCGCGACACCGAGCCTTGCTGTTGCCCGATGTACGAGGTGGAGGTGATCAAGACAGCCGGAGCGGCGGCCCTGGGAGAAAGACAGCGGTACCTGCCAAGCGACAAGCTGGGCATGCAGGTCGTCACTACCGAGACAGTCACCAAGCGCCTCTACAAATACAACATTGACGTTGACCTACCTGAAGGCATACGCGTCAGTCCTCGTGGTAAGTTGGTCGAAGACCAGGGTGTGTCGGCCGAAGATGGCGCCTACGACAACATGCCGACTTATGGACAGACATATTCGCAATCTCAGCGGCAACAGCTCACGTACTCGCCACAGGACCAAGTGGCGCCGTACGAGCCTCAGCAGCCGGCGGGACGCTATATACAGTTTCAAGAGCAACAGATTTCCACTAACGGTGCGAGGACTGGCATGATGCAAGTTTCCAGCTATGAGATGCTGCCGTACAGGGCGGCGTCACCGCCGATGATGGCGATGGTGCCCCGGCAAGAAGCAGCGCAGCATCCGAGAGGACTGATACAGATCACTCATCCCCGTAAGGTCGACTCGCTTGTCTTTCAGTGCATGTGCGGACATGCCCGGGGGAGGCGAAAGTCGAGCACTTCCAGTACCACCACGTCGTCAACCACCAATAGCAAAAACACCAGCAACAAGACGAACAagacaagcagcagcagcaagagcagTAGCAAAaagacgagcagcagcagcaagagcagcagcaaaaagacgagcagcagcagcaagagcagcagcaaaaagaagggaaagaaaagcAGTACCAGCACCGATAGCAgccacaaaaagaagaaaagcagtaCCAGCAGTAGCAGCACCAAGAACGAAGACAAAAAGAAGAGGAACAGAAAAAGTACCAGCAGCAGCAGTACCACATCCTCCACAAGCAGCTCCTCGAGGAACAAGAAAGGTGACTCCAAGCCTGGCTTCGTACAGGTGGAAATACATTGCGATAGGTGTCGGCTGCGCAAAACGTACCTGGTGTGCAAGGAATGCTATAGTCGTCACAAGATAACCACTTGCAAGGATTGCAAGGCCCCGGCGGTCATTCAGTACATTCGATATCCCTCGCAAAATGCCTTCGTCACTATGGTTggccagatggcgccacagagGCCGGCACTACAGCCTTCGCCTCCACAGGCctatgagcagcagcagcagcagcagcagctgcagccgtATGAAGCGGACGGCATGGCCAGGGCGTTTGCCGACGGGAATGCCGCGTTAATAGTTTGTTGCAGCAGCAAGGCAATGCTGCCGGTGAGCAACAGAGACGTATATCAGGATCCTGGAGCAGCGTACCGTCAGATGCCCGTCACGAACAACTTAGTGTTGGGAATCATCTGCCCAGACGAGGGTAACGAGGCTCATGAGAGTTCCACCACTTCCTCCTCAACTACCACGACTACTTCGAGCTCACGCACTCCGGTCAAGTCGGGAACGACGAGCCCGACCAAGTCACCCGGCAAGAGTCGAACCAACACCCATTCCAGGAATGCAGGGGACGAGCACCGTGGGTCGTCGCTCTGCAAATGCGGCCACGATATCCGAACCTGCAGAGTGTGCCACGACAAAAAGAACATGCACTAA
- the LOC135899519 gene encoding pinin-like isoform X2 produces the protein MAWFCDCDDGTAPMKEPPKQKPPQPKQGLQVAAGPASAEQMRMPPSEGELVPEFSGPRLGLEGQSGVASSFTSMRTQNFNATIGPGEPSSCSRKKSSIDDVIRRSEQPGQAAMKASSHESRRSDKGSIKGEEEASPAGNVPDKVDGQSESKSSVSRTSSEKHKHRKSHRKHRHRDTEPCCCPMYEVEVIKTAGAAALGERQRYLPSDKLGMQVVTTETVTKRLYKYNIDVDLPEGIRVSPRGKLVEDQGVSAEDGAYDNMPTYGQTYSQSQRQQLTYSPQDQVAPYEPQQPAGRYIQFQEQQISTNGARTGMMQVSSYEMLPYRAASPPMMAMVPRQEAAQHPRGLIQITHPRKVDSLVFQCMCGHARGRRKSSTSSTTTSSTTNSKNTSNKTNKTSSSSKSSSKKTSSSSKSSSKKTSSSSKSSSKKKGKKSSTSTDSSHKKKKSSTSSSSTKNEDKKKRNRKSTSSSSTTSSTSSSSRNKKGDSKPGFVQVEIHCDRCRLRKTYLVCKECYSRHKITTCKDCKAPAVIQYIRYPSQNAFVTMVGQMAPQRPALQPSPPQAYEQQQQQQQLQPYEADGMARAFADGNAALIVCCSSKAMLPVSNRDVYQDPGAAYRQMPVTNNLVLGIICPDEGNEAHESSTTSSSTTTTTSSSRTPVKSGTTSPTKSPGKSRTNTHSRNAGDEHRGSSLCKCGHDIRTCRVCHDKKNMH, from the exons ATGGCTTGGTTCTGTGACTGCGACGATGGCACGGCCCCGATGAAGGAGCCGCCCAAGCAGAAGCCGCCGCAGCCCAAGCAGGGCCTGCAGGTCGCAGCCGGCCCTGCTTCTGCAGAACAGATGCGCATGCCGCCTTCCGAAGGCGAGCTGGTGCCGGAGTTCTCGGGCCCGCGGCTG GGCTTGGAGGGTCAAAGCGG GGTAGCTTCGAGCTTTACCTCGATGAGGACGCAAAATTTCAATGCCACCATCGGGCCCGGAGAGCCTAGTTCCTGCTCTCGGAAGAAATCCTCCATCGACGACGTCATTCGCAGATCCGAACAGCCTGGCCAAGCGGCCATGAAGGCATCGTCTCACGAGTCGAGGAGGAGCGACAAGGGCAGCATCAAGGGTGAAGAAGAGGCGTCACCGGCGGGGAATGTCCCGGATAAGGTTGATGGGCAGTCAGAGAGCAAAAGCAGCGTGAGCCGCACGAGCAGCGAGAAACACAAGCATCGCAAGTCCCACCGCAAGCACCGCCATCGCGACACCGAGCCTTGCTGTTGCCCGATGTACGAGGTGGAGGTGATCAAGACAGCCGGAGCGGCGGCCCTGGGAGAAAGACAGCGGTACCTGCCAAGCGACAAGCTGGGCATGCAGGTCGTCACTACCGAGACAGTCACCAAGCGCCTCTACAAATACAACATTGACGTTGACCTACCTGAAGGCATACGCGTCAGTCCTCGTGGTAAGTTGGTCGAAGACCAGGGTGTGTCGGCCGAAGATGGCGCCTACGACAACATGCCGACTTATGGACAGACATATTCGCAATCTCAGCGGCAACAGCTCACGTACTCGCCACAGGACCAAGTGGCGCCGTACGAGCCTCAGCAGCCGGCGGGACGCTATATACAGTTTCAAGAGCAACAGATTTCCACTAACGGTGCGAGGACTGGCATGATGCAAGTTTCCAGCTATGAGATGCTGCCGTACAGGGCGGCGTCACCGCCGATGATGGCGATGGTGCCCCGGCAAGAAGCAGCGCAGCATCCGAGAGGACTGATACAGATCACTCATCCCCGTAAGGTCGACTCGCTTGTCTTTCAGTGCATGTGCGGACATGCCCGGGGGAGGCGAAAGTCGAGCACTTCCAGTACCACCACGTCGTCAACCACCAATAGCAAAAACACCAGCAACAAGACGAACAagacaagcagcagcagcaagagcagTAGCAAAaagacgagcagcagcagcaagagcagcagcaaaaagacgagcagcagcagcaagagcagcagcaaaaagaagggaaagaaaagcAGTACCAGCACCGATAGCAgccacaaaaagaagaaaagcagtaCCAGCAGTAGCAGCACCAAGAACGAAGACAAAAAGAAGAGGAACAGAAAAAGTACCAGCAGCAGCAGTACCACATCCTCCACAAGCAGCTCCTCGAGGAACAAGAAAGGTGACTCCAAGCCTGGCTTCGTACAGGTGGAAATACATTGCGATAGGTGTCGGCTGCGCAAAACGTACCTGGTGTGCAAGGAATGCTATAGTCGTCACAAGATAACCACTTGCAAGGATTGCAAGGCCCCGGCGGTCATTCAGTACATTCGATATCCCTCGCAAAATGCCTTCGTCACTATGGTTggccagatggcgccacagagGCCGGCACTACAGCCTTCGCCTCCACAGGCctatgagcagcagcagcagcagcagcagctgcagccgtATGAAGCGGACGGCATGGCCAGGGCGTTTGCCGACGGGAATGCCGCGTTAATAGTTTGTTGCAGCAGCAAGGCAATGCTGCCGGTGAGCAACAGAGACGTATATCAGGATCCTGGAGCAGCGTACCGTCAGATGCCCGTCACGAACAACTTAGTGTTGGGAATCATCTGCCCAGACGAGGGTAACGAGGCTCATGAGAGTTCCACCACTTCCTCCTCAACTACCACGACTACTTCGAGCTCACGCACTCCGGTCAAGTCGGGAACGACGAGCCCGACCAAGTCACCCGGCAAGAGTCGAACCAACACCCATTCCAGGAATGCAGGGGACGAGCACCGTGGGTCGTCGCTCTGCAAATGCGGCCACGATATCCGAACCTGCAGAGTGTGCCACGACAAAAAGAACATGCACTAA
- the LOC135899519 gene encoding pinin-like isoform X3 has translation MAWFCDCDDGTAPMKEPPKQKPPQPKQGLQVAAGPASAEQMRMPPSEGELVPEFSGPRLVKGLEGQSGSEQPGQAAMKASSHESRRSDKGSIKGEEEASPAGNVPDKVDGQSESKSSVSRTSSEKHKHRKSHRKHRHRDTEPCCCPMYEVEVIKTAGAAALGERQRYLPSDKLGMQVVTTETVTKRLYKYNIDVDLPEGIRVSPRGKLVEDQGVSAEDGAYDNMPTYGQTYSQSQRQQLTYSPQDQVAPYEPQQPAGRYIQFQEQQISTNGARTGMMQVSSYEMLPYRAASPPMMAMVPRQEAAQHPRGLIQITHPRKVDSLVFQCMCGHARGRRKSSTSSTTTSSTTNSKNTSNKTNKTSSSSKSSSKKTSSSSKSSSKKTSSSSKSSSKKKGKKSSTSTDSSHKKKKSSTSSSSTKNEDKKKRNRKSTSSSSTTSSTSSSSRNKKGDSKPGFVQVEIHCDRCRLRKTYLVCKECYSRHKITTCKDCKAPAVIQYIRYPSQNAFVTMVGQMAPQRPALQPSPPQAYEQQQQQQQLQPYEADGMARAFADGNAALIVCCSSKAMLPVSNRDVYQDPGAAYRQMPVTNNLVLGIICPDEGNEAHESSTTSSSTTTTTSSSRTPVKSGTTSPTKSPGKSRTNTHSRNAGDEHRGSSLCKCGHDIRTCRVCHDKKNMH, from the exons ATGGCTTGGTTCTGTGACTGCGACGATGGCACGGCCCCGATGAAGGAGCCGCCCAAGCAGAAGCCGCCGCAGCCCAAGCAGGGCCTGCAGGTCGCAGCCGGCCCTGCTTCTGCAGAACAGATGCGCATGCCGCCTTCCGAAGGCGAGCTGGTGCCGGAGTTCTCGGGCCCGCGGCTGGTAAAG GGCTTGGAGGGTCAAAGCGG ATCCGAACAGCCTGGCCAAGCGGCCATGAAGGCATCGTCTCACGAGTCGAGGAGGAGCGACAAGGGCAGCATCAAGGGTGAAGAAGAGGCGTCACCGGCGGGGAATGTCCCGGATAAGGTTGATGGGCAGTCAGAGAGCAAAAGCAGCGTGAGCCGCACGAGCAGCGAGAAACACAAGCATCGCAAGTCCCACCGCAAGCACCGCCATCGCGACACCGAGCCTTGCTGTTGCCCGATGTACGAGGTGGAGGTGATCAAGACAGCCGGAGCGGCGGCCCTGGGAGAAAGACAGCGGTACCTGCCAAGCGACAAGCTGGGCATGCAGGTCGTCACTACCGAGACAGTCACCAAGCGCCTCTACAAATACAACATTGACGTTGACCTACCTGAAGGCATACGCGTCAGTCCTCGTGGTAAGTTGGTCGAAGACCAGGGTGTGTCGGCCGAAGATGGCGCCTACGACAACATGCCGACTTATGGACAGACATATTCGCAATCTCAGCGGCAACAGCTCACGTACTCGCCACAGGACCAAGTGGCGCCGTACGAGCCTCAGCAGCCGGCGGGACGCTATATACAGTTTCAAGAGCAACAGATTTCCACTAACGGTGCGAGGACTGGCATGATGCAAGTTTCCAGCTATGAGATGCTGCCGTACAGGGCGGCGTCACCGCCGATGATGGCGATGGTGCCCCGGCAAGAAGCAGCGCAGCATCCGAGAGGACTGATACAGATCACTCATCCCCGTAAGGTCGACTCGCTTGTCTTTCAGTGCATGTGCGGACATGCCCGGGGGAGGCGAAAGTCGAGCACTTCCAGTACCACCACGTCGTCAACCACCAATAGCAAAAACACCAGCAACAAGACGAACAagacaagcagcagcagcaagagcagTAGCAAAaagacgagcagcagcagcaagagcagcagcaaaaagacgagcagcagcagcaagagcagcagcaaaaagaagggaaagaaaagcAGTACCAGCACCGATAGCAgccacaaaaagaagaaaagcagtaCCAGCAGTAGCAGCACCAAGAACGAAGACAAAAAGAAGAGGAACAGAAAAAGTACCAGCAGCAGCAGTACCACATCCTCCACAAGCAGCTCCTCGAGGAACAAGAAAGGTGACTCCAAGCCTGGCTTCGTACAGGTGGAAATACATTGCGATAGGTGTCGGCTGCGCAAAACGTACCTGGTGTGCAAGGAATGCTATAGTCGTCACAAGATAACCACTTGCAAGGATTGCAAGGCCCCGGCGGTCATTCAGTACATTCGATATCCCTCGCAAAATGCCTTCGTCACTATGGTTggccagatggcgccacagagGCCGGCACTACAGCCTTCGCCTCCACAGGCctatgagcagcagcagcagcagcagcagctgcagccgtATGAAGCGGACGGCATGGCCAGGGCGTTTGCCGACGGGAATGCCGCGTTAATAGTTTGTTGCAGCAGCAAGGCAATGCTGCCGGTGAGCAACAGAGACGTATATCAGGATCCTGGAGCAGCGTACCGTCAGATGCCCGTCACGAACAACTTAGTGTTGGGAATCATCTGCCCAGACGAGGGTAACGAGGCTCATGAGAGTTCCACCACTTCCTCCTCAACTACCACGACTACTTCGAGCTCACGCACTCCGGTCAAGTCGGGAACGACGAGCCCGACCAAGTCACCCGGCAAGAGTCGAACCAACACCCATTCCAGGAATGCAGGGGACGAGCACCGTGGGTCGTCGCTCTGCAAATGCGGCCACGATATCCGAACCTGCAGAGTGTGCCACGACAAAAAGAACATGCACTAA